A section of the Methanosarcina mazei S-6 genome encodes:
- a CDS encoding UbiA family prenyltransferase — translation MSFNVFSGSFGQIFKRSRKNSHEYKNENATFELIKSSILVAFSGALRIHLAFLLMYIQSNILVCIAGGLIIYTVYTLDRALGSEEDSVNRKELNGSNKKVGLTVSLLAFMVGTYILAGEEMLPLAFIPFVTGYLYSKGIKIGKFALKLKGGLGVKNIVVGLTWGIFIAGLAGSGCRNLIPVVLIFIFFGVKLFINSTIYDFKDIAGDTLAGINTLPVSLGVRKTRNLLTGMHLFSHLVIGVALIHGALAFEPLIVLYSFVCGLICIQKFTHPEYEEFPSQKMERTLLVDGESTSITGLRIAGYLIA, via the coding sequence ATGAGCTTCAATGTATTTTCTGGAAGTTTTGGACAGATTTTCAAGCGTAGTAGAAAGAATTCTCATGAATACAAAAATGAAAATGCTACTTTTGAACTGATAAAAAGTTCTATTCTAGTTGCATTCTCCGGTGCACTAAGAATACACCTTGCCTTTCTATTAATGTATATTCAATCGAATATACTGGTCTGTATTGCAGGTGGTCTAATTATTTATACAGTTTACACTCTTGACAGAGCTCTGGGATCTGAAGAAGACTCGGTAAACCGGAAGGAACTTAATGGGTCGAATAAAAAAGTCGGACTCACAGTCTCACTGCTGGCTTTCATGGTGGGAACTTATATCCTGGCAGGAGAGGAAATGCTTCCACTTGCGTTCATACCTTTCGTAACCGGATATCTTTACAGTAAAGGCATTAAAATAGGCAAGTTCGCTTTGAAGCTTAAAGGAGGGCTTGGGGTAAAAAATATTGTTGTGGGGCTTACATGGGGTATTTTCATTGCAGGGCTTGCAGGGAGCGGGTGCAGAAACCTTATACCCGTTGTTCTGATTTTCATCTTCTTCGGCGTCAAACTCTTTATTAATTCTACGATCTACGATTTTAAGGATATTGCAGGAGATACTCTTGCAGGTATCAATACCCTTCCAGTAAGCCTGGGAGTAAGGAAAACCCGCAATCTCCTTACTGGCATGCACCTCTTTTCTCACCTTGTAATAGGGGTCGCCCTTATTCATGGAGCTCTCGCTTTTGAACCTCTTATAGTCCTCTATAGTTTTGTTTGCGGACTGATATGCATCCAGAAATTTACACACCCGGAATACGAAGAATTCCCTTCACAGAAAATGGAAAGAACTTTGCTTGTTGACGGAGAATCCACATCCATTACGGGGCTGAGAATTGCGGGATATCTGATTGCATAA
- a CDS encoding helix-turn-helix transcriptional regulator — MKSTGLLSILTFSEKRKDILFLLQENPKTLSEIKDYFDVRSPEILPRLKEMENSNMIVRQEGVYKLTSLGKVAAIYYKPFLDTLTAIETNEDFWRDHDITAVPDTLLSRIQELKECRIIKDEHEHIYDSHKAFMDNVPASNRFMGFASIFLPSYPAMFLEMARRNIPISMIVTPNVFFKIKNEHNAEIEEYLKFKHTSFHVYDTAKVAFVVTDRFLSLSLFFKNGTFDPRSDLVGFDSSSIKWGEDLFKYYKENAVEIKTL; from the coding sequence GTGAAATCGACTGGACTTTTAAGCATCCTGACCTTTTCTGAAAAACGAAAAGATATTCTATTTTTACTTCAGGAGAACCCTAAAACTCTTTCAGAGATTAAGGACTACTTCGATGTAAGATCACCTGAGATTTTACCTCGCCTGAAAGAAATGGAAAACTCGAATATGATTGTCAGGCAGGAAGGAGTGTATAAATTAACTTCCCTGGGGAAAGTAGCAGCTATATATTACAAACCTTTCCTTGATACTCTGACGGCCATAGAAACAAATGAAGACTTCTGGAGAGACCATGACATTACAGCAGTTCCTGATACTTTGTTAAGCAGAATTCAGGAGCTAAAGGAATGCAGGATCATAAAAGACGAACATGAACATATTTACGACTCTCACAAAGCATTCATGGATAATGTCCCGGCCTCTAACCGTTTTATGGGTTTTGCGTCCATTTTCCTTCCAAGTTATCCAGCGATGTTTCTCGAAATGGCCCGGAGGAATATCCCGATTTCCATGATTGTTACGCCAAATGTCTTTTTTAAAATAAAAAACGAGCATAACGCTGAAATCGAAGAGTATCTCAAGTTCAAACACACAAGTTTCCATGTTTACGACACTGCCAAGGTAGCTTTTGTCGTAACGGACAGATTCCTATCACTCTCTCTCTTTTTCAAAAACGGGACCTTTGACCCCAGAAGCGACCTTGTAGGATTTGATTCCTCATCAATAAAATGGGGAGAAGACCTTTTCAAATATTACAAAGAAAATGCAGTCGAAATTAAAACTCTGTAA
- the purH gene encoding bifunctional phosphoribosylaminoimidazolecarboxamide formyltransferase/IMP cyclohydrolase: protein MVKRALLSVSDKTGIVEFARGLEALGVKIISTGGTAKILRDADIEVTDVSEVTGYPEMMGGRVKTLHPRIHGGLLCLRESKEQMEEAAKEDISLIDLIAVNLYPFEITVSRENVELEEAIENIDIGGPTLLRSAAKNYRSVTVLSDPSDYGRILKELRSSGIISDKTRAELAVKAFRHTADYDAAIDTYLSRTLLGEEVLHLKFADGVKLRYGENWHQKAYFYKDSAIKGPSLAKAIQLHGKELSYNNYVDADNALQTVKELGNASPAVAIVKHNNPCGLATGESLLQALHSAWDGDPISAYGSIICTNEVFDLEAATFLNGKFVEIILAPDFKPDALEYLKKKSENLRLLKLPDLREGFGAEYTYKYVIGGMLKQSRDIGIYEKWESVTEVPYPENKRALSEFCLKACKATKSNAVILAYEYEPGNFMVLGMGAGQPNRVDSIRKLAATKAVENLKVIYEREQPAVPFEEYCQKIMSECVMASDAFFPFDDSVVHAAENNIRYIVSPGGSIRDNEVIATANRLGVALVFTGMRHFLH, encoded by the coding sequence TTGGTAAAAAGGGCATTGCTCAGCGTCTCAGACAAGACAGGAATTGTAGAATTTGCACGCGGGCTCGAAGCACTTGGCGTGAAAATTATCTCAACAGGCGGGACCGCGAAAATCCTTCGCGATGCAGACATTGAGGTTACTGATGTTTCGGAAGTCACAGGCTACCCGGAGATGATGGGAGGAAGAGTCAAGACCCTCCACCCGAGAATTCATGGAGGACTTTTATGCCTCCGGGAAAGCAAAGAACAGATGGAGGAAGCTGCAAAAGAAGACATCTCCCTTATCGACCTGATAGCCGTAAACCTTTACCCCTTTGAAATAACCGTTTCCAGAGAGAATGTGGAGCTTGAAGAAGCCATTGAAAATATAGATATCGGAGGCCCTACCCTTCTCCGCTCCGCAGCCAAGAACTACCGCTCGGTGACGGTGTTATCTGACCCCTCGGACTACGGGCGTATCCTTAAGGAGCTGCGCTCAAGCGGGATAATCTCTGATAAAACCCGTGCTGAACTTGCGGTAAAAGCTTTCAGGCACACAGCCGACTATGATGCGGCAATTGACACATATCTTAGCAGGACCCTTCTTGGGGAAGAAGTTCTCCACCTGAAATTTGCTGACGGTGTAAAGCTTCGCTATGGAGAAAACTGGCACCAGAAAGCATATTTCTATAAAGACTCTGCAATAAAAGGTCCGAGTCTGGCAAAAGCCATCCAGCTTCATGGAAAAGAACTCTCCTATAACAACTATGTGGATGCGGACAACGCCCTCCAGACTGTCAAAGAACTCGGGAACGCTTCCCCTGCCGTAGCAATAGTAAAACACAATAACCCATGCGGACTTGCTACCGGAGAGTCCCTCCTTCAGGCGCTGCATTCTGCCTGGGACGGGGACCCTATTTCGGCTTATGGGAGTATAATCTGCACAAACGAGGTTTTTGACCTGGAAGCTGCAACTTTTTTGAACGGGAAATTCGTAGAAATTATCCTTGCCCCTGATTTCAAGCCCGATGCACTTGAATACCTGAAAAAGAAAAGCGAAAATCTGAGGCTCCTGAAACTTCCTGACCTCAGGGAGGGCTTCGGAGCGGAATACACCTACAAATACGTCATAGGCGGCATGCTCAAGCAGAGCCGGGACATAGGGATCTACGAAAAATGGGAGTCTGTTACTGAAGTACCTTATCCTGAAAATAAGCGTGCCCTCTCGGAGTTTTGCCTTAAAGCATGTAAAGCTACAAAGTCCAATGCCGTGATCCTTGCTTATGAATATGAACCAGGGAATTTCATGGTCCTGGGAATGGGAGCCGGGCAGCCTAACAGGGTAGATTCCATCCGTAAACTGGCAGCCACAAAAGCAGTTGAAAACCTGAAAGTAATCTACGAACGTGAGCAGCCTGCTGTACCCTTTGAAGAATACTGCCAGAAGATTATGTCAGAATGTGTAATGGCTTCAGATGCTTTCTTCCCATTTGATGACAGCGTGGTCCATGCAGCTGAGAATAATATCCGCTATATCGTTTCCCCTGGTGGCTCGATAAGGGACAATGAGGTCATTGCTACTGCAAACAGACTTGGAGTTGCCCTTGTTTTCACAGGAATGCGGCATTTCCTTCACTGA
- a CDS encoding dihydrolipoyl dehydrogenase family protein → MEKEYDIIIIGTGTAGRTLAGRAESSGMKFAIIDSREYGGTCPLRGCDPKKVLAGASEATDLNNRLIGKGAGTEEPLKIDWPSLIRFKRTFTEVYPREAEKMFADMGIDMYHGRARFKNENTVIVGNDELKGKFIFLATGSKPRKLKIPGEEYLTTSEEFMELMELPEKIIFAGGGYISFEFTHIARRAGAEVLILHRSERPLGTFDPDLVDMLVRASEESGIKILTNRPVVAVEKAGDGFLVRTEYKTETGSEVQVFNADMVVNGAGRVPDIEDLQLENAGVRAEKKGIIVDKHMRTSNPRVYAGGDCTAEGIQLTPVATLQGEVAAANIFDRNGAEADYTGIPSAVFTIPVLASVGISEEKESDKYRVIFRDRSTWSTTRRAGMEFAASKIILDEENDHIMGAHILGPNAEEVINIFAMAMRLGLRTSDIRKVVFTYPTICSDIRYML, encoded by the coding sequence ATGGAAAAGGAATATGATATTATAATTATCGGGACAGGGACTGCAGGCAGAACTCTGGCAGGCAGGGCAGAGTCTTCTGGAATGAAATTTGCCATTATTGACTCAAGGGAGTACGGAGGCACCTGCCCTCTAAGGGGATGTGATCCCAAAAAAGTTCTTGCAGGCGCATCGGAAGCTACAGACCTGAATAACCGGCTTATAGGCAAAGGTGCAGGGACAGAAGAGCCTTTAAAAATAGACTGGCCTTCGCTTATCAGATTCAAAAGGACGTTTACTGAAGTCTATCCCCGCGAAGCTGAGAAAATGTTTGCGGATATGGGGATTGATATGTATCACGGTAGAGCCCGGTTTAAGAACGAAAACACCGTAATTGTCGGGAATGATGAACTCAAAGGAAAATTTATTTTTCTTGCAACAGGCTCAAAGCCGCGTAAACTGAAGATTCCTGGAGAGGAATACCTCACAACAAGTGAGGAATTTATGGAACTCATGGAGCTCCCTGAAAAGATTATTTTTGCAGGGGGAGGGTATATCTCCTTTGAATTTACACACATTGCCAGGCGGGCAGGGGCTGAAGTCCTGATCCTGCACAGAAGTGAAAGGCCTCTGGGGACATTTGATCCTGATCTGGTGGACATGCTTGTCCGGGCTTCCGAAGAGTCTGGAATAAAAATCCTTACAAATAGGCCGGTGGTAGCTGTTGAAAAAGCAGGTGACGGTTTTCTTGTCAGGACTGAATATAAAACCGAAACAGGGTCGGAAGTCCAGGTTTTCAATGCGGACATGGTGGTAAACGGCGCAGGGCGGGTTCCTGATATTGAAGACCTGCAGCTTGAGAATGCCGGAGTCAGGGCTGAAAAAAAAGGGATTATAGTCGATAAGCATATGAGAACATCAAATCCCCGGGTTTATGCAGGGGGAGACTGTACTGCCGAAGGAATTCAGCTTACTCCGGTAGCAACTCTTCAGGGAGAAGTTGCAGCTGCTAATATTTTTGACAGAAACGGGGCTGAAGCCGATTATACAGGAATTCCAAGTGCAGTATTTACCATCCCTGTGCTTGCTTCCGTTGGAATAAGTGAGGAAAAAGAAAGTGATAAATACAGGGTTATTTTCCGTGACCGCAGTACATGGAGCACTACCAGGAGGGCAGGGATGGAATTTGCAGCTTCAAAGATAATTCTTGACGAAGAAAATGACCATATAATGGGAGCCCACATCCTGGGACCCAATGCCGAAGAAGTTATCAATATCTTTGCCATGGCAATGCGTCTCGGGCTCAGGACTTCGGATATAAGGAAAGTTGTATTTACCTACCCGACAATATGTTCCGATATTCGATATATGCTGTAA
- the nth gene encoding endonuclease III, with amino-acid sequence MPEKKPRKSTSKEVLIEYDIPDNRHNFDRIWDLLKEEYTDAKPSLNYSNPLELLVATVLSAQSTDVQINKVTENLFKKYRTAWDYASADIRELEADIYSTGFYKSKAKNIKAAAQLIIENYGGEVPQTMEELVTLPGVGRKTANIVLARAFGIIEGIAVDTHVKRVSGRLGLTRNSDPVKIEQDLISLARKEDLDSISMTLIYHGRKVCQARKPRCSICVVKELCPSSIIFIGE; translated from the coding sequence ATGCCTGAAAAAAAACCCAGAAAATCGACTTCAAAAGAAGTCCTGATTGAATATGATATTCCTGACAACAGGCATAACTTTGACCGCATCTGGGACCTTCTAAAAGAGGAATACACGGATGCAAAACCATCTCTTAATTACAGCAATCCTTTGGAACTCCTTGTGGCAACCGTTCTTTCTGCCCAGTCGACGGACGTTCAGATCAATAAGGTGACGGAAAATCTGTTCAAAAAGTACAGGACCGCCTGGGATTACGCAAGCGCAGATATCAGAGAACTGGAAGCGGATATTTATTCTACAGGGTTTTACAAAAGCAAAGCAAAAAATATCAAAGCGGCTGCACAACTGATTATCGAAAATTATGGGGGAGAAGTCCCGCAAACAATGGAAGAACTCGTCACCCTTCCAGGAGTGGGGAGAAAGACCGCAAATATAGTGCTTGCCAGGGCTTTTGGGATAATAGAGGGTATTGCCGTGGATACTCATGTGAAAAGAGTCTCAGGAAGGCTGGGGCTTACCAGGAATTCGGACCCGGTAAAAATAGAACAGGACCTTATATCCCTTGCCAGGAAAGAAGACCTTGATTCGATTTCCATGACCCTGATCTATCACGGGAGAAAAGTTTGCCAGGCAAGAAAACCGAGATGCTCGATCTGTGTTGTAAAAGAACTGTGCCCTTCCAGCATTATTTTTATTGGAGAGTAA
- a CDS encoding PDGLE domain-containing protein, producing the protein MSKNSNMKFLYAGIAIALLLSILAPFLASSDPDGLESAAGGVIEESKMSELEETEPAVSSPMSDYAIEGMGKSGEVMAIAIGTVAVLAISFGFGKIFNKKA; encoded by the coding sequence ATGAGCAAAAACTCAAATATGAAATTCCTTTACGCAGGAATCGCAATTGCGCTTTTGCTTTCCATCCTTGCTCCTTTCCTTGCCTCTTCCGACCCCGACGGGCTGGAAAGTGCAGCAGGAGGAGTAATTGAAGAGTCGAAAATGTCAGAACTCGAAGAAACGGAACCCGCAGTAAGTTCTCCAATGTCTGACTACGCTATTGAAGGCATGGGAAAGAGCGGAGAGGTTATGGCAATTGCAATCGGGACTGTAGCAGTGCTGGCTATCAGTTTCGGGTTTGGAAAGATTTTCAATAAAAAAGCCTGA
- the cbiM gene encoding cobalt transporter CbiM, with the protein MHIPDSFIPLSQAIVYWVISIPFIFMSMKWAKSELEEMKVPILAALAAGIFAIQAMNIPIGMGTSGHMVGATLVAIVFGSPWAGVLVLTLVLLVQGFAFGDGGITTMGANILNMGIISGFAGYYTYLALRKSAGTSIAAFGGAWLGLFVSSIVCAVQMWLAGTFPLVPGLIAMGTFHLIIGFIGEGLITSVVITAIAKSRPDLLEGGYTARPEKSKTEAHA; encoded by the coding sequence ATGCATATACCTGATTCTTTTATACCGCTAAGCCAGGCAATAGTTTACTGGGTAATTAGCATTCCTTTTATTTTTATGTCAATGAAATGGGCAAAAAGTGAGCTTGAAGAGATGAAAGTGCCCATCCTTGCTGCCCTTGCAGCAGGAATATTTGCTATTCAGGCCATGAACATCCCTATAGGGATGGGAACAAGCGGGCACATGGTAGGAGCAACTCTTGTTGCCATTGTTTTCGGAAGCCCCTGGGCTGGAGTACTGGTTCTCACACTCGTGTTGCTTGTACAGGGTTTCGCATTCGGAGACGGTGGAATCACCACCATGGGAGCAAATATCCTTAACATGGGCATTATTTCCGGCTTTGCAGGATACTATACATATCTAGCTCTCCGCAAGAGTGCAGGAACAAGCATTGCAGCCTTCGGAGGCGCATGGTTAGGACTTTTCGTTTCATCAATTGTTTGCGCCGTGCAGATGTGGCTTGCAGGCACTTTCCCTCTGGTACCCGGGCTTATCGCTATGGGAACTTTCCACCTGATAATTGGCTTTATCGGGGAAGGGCTGATCACTTCGGTCGTGATCACGGCGATTGCAAAATCCCGTCCTGACCTGCTTGAAGGCGGGTACACTGCCAGACCTGAGAAATCCAAGACGGAGGCTCATGCATGA
- a CDS encoding class I SAM-dependent methyltransferase has product MKKRYICILPYSLSYGGVFIDCKEVIANYWNFRSSTYKNGINGFDEEERAVWKQIFENSLASGKRLKVLDVGTGTGFLALLFAEMGHEVSGIDLSEGMLEKARHNADNMGLEISLFHGDAENLPFEDCSFDLVVNKYLLWTLQEPASAVREWKRVLKPGGMIFAIDGNWFDPRPDRYIKRMLYGLAERFAKKNQYNLIFKKSYGPIRNSLPLYEKISPKNISFLFSETGLMNTEISPLLEVQKFQRNRHSFSRRIFENNSIFLISGQKN; this is encoded by the coding sequence ATGAAAAAAAGGTATATTTGTATATTACCATATTCTCTATCATATGGAGGAGTATTTATAGACTGCAAGGAAGTTATTGCTAATTACTGGAATTTCAGGTCTTCAACCTACAAAAATGGGATAAATGGGTTCGATGAAGAAGAGCGCGCTGTCTGGAAACAGATCTTTGAAAATTCCCTGGCTTCAGGCAAGCGTTTAAAAGTGCTGGATGTGGGGACAGGTACAGGTTTTCTTGCCCTTCTTTTTGCCGAGATGGGGCATGAGGTTTCTGGTATAGACCTGTCTGAAGGCATGCTTGAGAAAGCAAGGCATAACGCAGATAATATGGGCCTGGAAATTTCTTTATTCCACGGAGACGCGGAAAATCTGCCTTTTGAAGACTGTTCCTTTGATCTGGTTGTTAACAAATACCTTCTCTGGACACTCCAGGAGCCTGCCAGCGCGGTCCGGGAGTGGAAGCGTGTCCTTAAACCCGGAGGGATGATCTTTGCCATTGATGGAAACTGGTTTGATCCCCGGCCTGACAGGTATATCAAAAGAATGCTTTACGGGCTGGCAGAGAGGTTTGCAAAAAAGAACCAGTACAATCTTATTTTCAAGAAGTCCTACGGCCCTATCAGGAATTCTCTTCCCCTTTACGAAAAAATAAGCCCGAAAAATATTTCCTTTCTCTTTTCCGAAACCGGACTCATGAACACTGAAATCAGCCCTCTTCTGGAAGTGCAGAAATTTCAAAGAAACAGGCATTCATTCTCAAGGAGGATATTTGAGAATAATTCCATATTTTTGATATCCGGGCAGAAAAATTAG
- a CDS encoding nicotianamine synthase family protein: MNLIAEFNLPHLYDIFAELDELAHMDVEDDVFQDVLRDPVIRALLPSIHASYTLFFSLHETRLAKELLTCKEPWKTLESFPLYPRYENMIKSHIDYFPEIEVLAFIGCGPVPITLLLFNKLYGIRCIGIDKDPEAVSLAKSCVKHFGLAKEISIIEGDETALSDLEWDSVLIAGLAEPKKRIFRNLHSIIKNREPECKKSVSICYRNYSGMRQLLYRPVLPEQTGGFRLIKEVCPAGKENNTLVFLECE; the protein is encoded by the coding sequence ATGAATCTAATTGCCGAGTTTAATCTTCCTCACCTTTATGATATCTTCGCCGAACTGGATGAACTCGCGCATATGGATGTTGAAGATGATGTCTTTCAGGATGTACTCCGGGATCCTGTGATCAGAGCCCTGCTTCCTTCCATTCATGCCAGTTACACCCTTTTCTTCAGTCTGCATGAAACCAGGCTTGCAAAGGAACTCCTGACCTGTAAAGAACCCTGGAAAACGCTGGAATCTTTTCCTTTATATCCCAGATATGAAAATATGATTAAAAGTCATATAGATTATTTCCCTGAAATTGAAGTCCTGGCTTTTATAGGCTGCGGCCCCGTGCCTATTACCCTGCTGCTTTTCAATAAATTGTATGGCATCCGCTGCATCGGCATAGATAAAGATCCTGAAGCTGTGTCTCTGGCAAAAAGCTGTGTAAAGCATTTTGGGCTTGCAAAGGAAATCAGTATTATTGAAGGAGATGAAACCGCGCTTTCAGATCTCGAATGGGACTCTGTACTTATAGCAGGGCTTGCCGAACCCAAAAAGCGTATTTTCCGAAATCTCCACTCCATAATCAAAAATCGAGAGCCAGAATGTAAAAAATCAGTTTCCATCTGCTATCGTAATTATAGTGGCATGAGACAGTTGCTCTATCGTCCGGTCCTGCCCGAGCAGACAGGAGGCTTTAGACTAATAAAAGAAGTCTGCCCCGCTGGAAAAGAAAACAATACTCTGGTCTTTCTGGAGTGTGAGTAA
- a CDS encoding nicotianamine synthase family protein — MTLAALDVDEKFIYEILKSPDFDSLIAEISRFRFLYNLRLENEKAKSLLESSSIWETLRNFTFYPNYLQLARTEYTGSGLKSGDCVLFLGSGPLPLSLIELCHEYNLSGIGVEQDGKRADLSRQVIARLGLSERIKIIDGNHFSLPLETRCDLYMVAAQAEPKSEVFEQLARVLPEGSKVSYRLYEKGLRRILDGSSLFELPSGFEEYLRVQPEPPVNNTVVFLKKRQKRFQAIAVRSVVLYLKTIFFNFLLRLCLVCR, encoded by the coding sequence ATGACACTAGCAGCTCTGGATGTAGATGAAAAGTTTATTTATGAAATCCTTAAAAGCCCGGATTTTGATTCTCTCATAGCTGAGATCTCTCGCTTCAGGTTTTTATACAATCTCAGGCTTGAAAACGAAAAAGCAAAAAGCCTTCTTGAAAGCTCCAGTATATGGGAAACTCTCCGGAATTTTACATTTTATCCTAACTACCTGCAGCTTGCCAGGACCGAATATACAGGTTCAGGTCTTAAATCCGGAGATTGTGTGCTTTTCCTTGGCAGTGGCCCCCTCCCTCTTAGTCTTATTGAGCTCTGTCATGAATACAACCTTTCTGGAATAGGAGTTGAACAGGACGGAAAAAGGGCAGATCTGTCCCGGCAGGTAATTGCCCGTCTGGGCCTCTCCGAAAGAATTAAAATAATAGATGGAAACCATTTCAGCCTGCCACTTGAAACCCGCTGTGACCTTTATATGGTCGCTGCCCAGGCCGAACCCAAGAGCGAAGTATTTGAACAGCTAGCCAGAGTCCTGCCCGAAGGAAGTAAAGTCTCCTACCGCCTTTACGAAAAAGGCCTCCGGAGAATTCTGGATGGCAGTTCACTCTTTGAATTGCCTTCAGGTTTTGAAGAATATCTCAGGGTTCAGCCTGAACCGCCGGTTAATAATACGGTTGTATTTCTTAAAAAGAGACAAAAACGCTTCCAGGCTATTGCAGTTCGATCTGTGGTGCTTTATCTCAAAACCATCTTTTTTAATTTTTTACTAAGATTATGTCTCGTATGCAGATGA